The Bdellovibrio sp. NC01 genome includes the window GGCTTCAAAGTCCGCAGACTTTCCTCTAACACCTGACGACGGACTTCCAAGGGTAATTCGTGAAATAGAAAACATGAATAAACGAAATCAAACTGTTTATCGCGGAATGGCAGCTGTTCTGCGGCCCCTTGAACAAAATCCATGCGCGTGAATTCCGCCAGATTTTCCTGGGCTTTCTTTAAATAGGGCTCACTCAAATCCAGCAGAGTGATTTTGGCTTTAGGAAAAGCCAGTTTCATAAACCGCGACAGGCGGCCCGTTCCCGCGCCCACTTCTAAAAAGTGCAGACCTTCCCCATCGCCGGGCAAAACTTCTTTCGCTAGCGGAATAATCAAACGCCTCATCGCATCGGCTGCTCCTGAAAACAGGATTTCGACCTGATGTTCATAAAGCTCTGCTGATTTTTTAGTCAGATAGCCGCCGGATTGATAATGGAAATTTCGCTGATAATATTCTGGAACATCGCGCATGTATTCGCGTGCTTCATGATTAAACTCATGCGCCTCACGCTCGTTACGACGTTTAGAAATAGAAAAACCGTCGACAAGGATTTTCGGATAACGAAGAGCATGTTTACTTAAAGATTCAGGTTTTAAAACTTCGACAGGATAAATGCCGCGGCTGATATTATCGCTGTCTTTGCGAAGCAGCTGATAAAGTTCCTGTGCTGATTTTTGCAGATGTTTTTTGACGAGATTAGGTTTTTTATCGTGGCGACTGCTTAACAGTCGCTCAATCAGTGGCAGACTCATCTGTTGCATCGTAAAATGAACAGAGCGAGCTAAAGAATACCCCAGTGCTAAATTACTTCGCAGCAGCGCCTTGCTTTTCATTGACCACCTTCTTTTGTTGCGCCCAATGTCTAAATGTTAACCCTAGCATGACGAATCCGGCAATAACAACCAGACCGACGATGGTGAACCACGCAGCTACTAACATGAGACTGCTCCTTCTTTTTTCGCTTCTGCATGAACTTCATTCACGATATGCGACGCCATAACCAAACCAAATGAACCCGTGATAAAACTTGCAGAACCATAGATCATGTTACGGTTGTCACAGCCATGGAAATCATTTGTTTTTGGGCACACGCACTTAAAGCCCATACCTTTATCGTATTTCAACTCTTCCGGCATCATCACCGGCTCGTCAGAAAACACACATGGAATACCAAAATGCTTTTCTGGGAAATCGTATTTTTGACGAAGAATTTTACGCAATTGATGAGCTAGAGGACACGTGTGTGTCTCTGCCAAATCTTTTTTCTGAATACGAAGAGGATCTAATTTCGCTGCCGATCCTGCTGAGGTAATGACTTTGATATTTTCTTTCACACACGTTGCAAGCAAGTGCGCTTTCGCCGTCAAGTTGTCGATCGCATCGATCAAGAAATCAGGTTTCACTTCAAGCATCTTGTCGGAATTTTCAGCGTTATAGAATTCAGAAATCACTGTGACTTTTGCTTGCGGATTGATTTTGCGTAAACGCTCGCCCATCACTTCGGCTTTCTTTTTGCCGACCATGCCTTGAACCGCATGCAACTGACGATTTGTGTTTGTGATACAAACTTCGTCGAAATCGACGATTGTGATGTGACCAACGCCCGAACGCGCCAAGGCTTCCGCTGCCCACGAACCCACTCCACCGATACCAACGACCATCACGTGTGTGCTCATCAATTTGCGCATCGCTGGATCGCCAACAAGGCGGCCCATACGGTCAAAACGACGGTGCAAAACGTATTCGGTTTCTGGCGGCTGTTGTAGCTCAGGTGCTACGGCAGTTTGTGTGTTTTCCATTCTTACGTGTCTCCAAAAAGACGGTGAAAATTCCCTGTAGTGATATCTAATATTTCCAGGGGATCAAGTGATTTTAACTCCCCTATAGTCTTTGCCACTTCCCAAATGCTTTCAGGTGGATTTAAGCGACCTTGATACAAAGGCGGCGCCTGATCCGGGCTGTCACTTTCAATCAATAAGAACTCCAAAGGGATCTCGCGGACTGCTTGGTGAAGCTTTTGGTTATCGGGACGAGCTACGGGGCCCCCAACAGACAGATAAAGACCACGATTTAGGAAATCCTGAGCCTTCGCTGCACTGCCGTTGAAGGAGTGTACCATGCCTTTTTGTTCTGGAAGCCCAAACAGGTCCATAATCCTAAGAGCAAAATCGTGAGCCTGCACCAAATGCAGAACCATCGGCTTGTGAGCGAGCTGTGCTAATTCCAATTGCGCTTCAAAAACCGTGATCTGACGGTCTTGAGAATCCTTCATAATGTGCGGGCGAAAATCCAAACCAGCTTCACCCAAACCTTTTGCTTGAGGAAGCTGTGTCGCCAAAAGATCAAGAGCCTGCTCACACGCCTCTTCGTCGTGATCGACAACCCAATACGGATGCAATCCAAAACACAAGCCAATGTGCTTTGGATAACGTGCTTTCAGAGCTTTCTGTTTTTCCCAATCCTCGGGCCCCACTCCGCCTTGCATGAAGAAATGAATGCCTTTTTGGCGCGCTTCTTCGATGATCTGATCTTGCTGACCATCCCATCGTGCATCTGCCAGATGCCCGTGAGCATCGACCCAACTTCCAAAAGCCACCATATTTCCTCCGTCCGCTCAGCTAGACTTTCATCCTTGAAAACGTCTCATAAAAACTCGACTCGAACAAGGCTCGACTGACGCCGATATGTCACAGGTGAAGGAGTGTGTATGAAGCACAAAAGCTTACGTTTGGGTTTTGATGTGACTATGGAAAAGGGCACAACTTGGAAGCCTTTGAAAGTTCAATTCTGGAATCAAGAAGCTGATTTTAAAAAGTTCTCCCCTTCAGAGCCATTTAAATACATGGCTGACGCATTGACAGGTTTGTCTTTGGTCAAATTGAACAACTACATCAAATCTCCTGTGGCAACTCCACATGTTGATTATTCTTTCGCCTTCGATGCATGGAAAGCTTTAGACCCGCATGTCGAGCTTTACGAAAGATCCAATGCTCGCGTGCGTGCATTGCAATCACATCTTGCTGTTGTTGATCCAAAATTGTGCGCAGAGTTTGAACATCAGTTCAACGAAAGCTTTGATTTGGCGATGAAACCTTGGGGTGTTGACCTTTCAGAGTTGTGCCACCTTCTTGAGACTTTCACGTGGTTTGAAAAACAAGTCGGTTCTCCGTTGTTATATAACTTCGGTTTGAACTTCTCTAAACCATTCATGGAAAAGCTGCACTGCTTGTATTCATTCTTGTATCACTTGCGTGGCATTGTTGCCGTTGATCACAACGCTCACGTTGAAGATCACTCGCACGAAGCTGTTAAAGTCGATGCAATTTCTGATTACTTGCCACGCGCTGAATACATCGTGAACGATGCTTTGCTGTATTGGAATTTCAAAAAATTGGCTCAGCCATTCACAGGTCCTAAAGCAGATGCTCGTGTTGAAAAACTTTTTGCGCATCCAATGGAAAAAGCTTTCCACAAGTATTCGCACAACGCTTGCCACTTGGTTGATAATCTTCCAAAAAGTTTCGTGAATTCATTGAATCCTGTTGAACTTGAAGAAGCTTTGTTCTTGGTGCAAATGGATTGGTTGTTGGGCTCGCCTGCGGGCTTGTGCTTCAAAATCCGCGAAGAACTTTTTGGTCTGCAAAGTGGTTACGAAAAAGTTTTCTGGAAAGACAACGAACCGAAGTTCCACAGCAAACCATTTGCCTTGCACTTGGCTTGTGAGCTGACTCCAGAAACTGTGTTCGGTACAAAAGCCGCATAATTATAATTTAAATTTTCAGCTTTGATTTACATCTTTAGAAACAAAAAACCCGCTTCAAAAGAGCGGGTTTTTCTTTTTAGACTATTTAGAAGCAGCCTCTGCTCTTCTTTCTAAAAACTTCTGGCGCAATTTCTTCGCCACGAAATAGATGATCAACAATAACAAGATGATCCCAACCACGATTTTGAATTCACGCAGTTTCTTTAAAATAGGCTCGCCGTAATGAGCCAGCAAATAGATCTGAGTTGGAACTGAAATCAACGCCGCGATACCGTCGATCAACAAGAACTTCCACAATGGGAAGTGCATCATACCGCAAACCAAGTGACCTGGGAAACGCACACCTGGAGTGAAACGGAAAATACCACATGCGTACATGCCGTATTTATGAGTCCACTCTTCCACTTTTTTCATTAGGTGCGGTGGAAACATTCTGTGCATGCGCGGATGATAAAGAAGCTTACGCCCGAAACTTCGCCCTATCGTATATATCAGCGTGTCACTAAAGACGACGGCGATAAAGGCGACAATGGCGGCATAATGAACATTCACGACAGGCGCATTAGGATATGGCGGTGGGAACACATCTGGGTTTTGGCCAACGAATGCCAAAATACCAACGCTGATCAAAGTCAGCTCTTCTGGAATCGGCAAACCCACGGCAGAAAGCAGCATCATCCCTACGATGACAAGATAAACTGTCCCCGGTGAATATGCGAACTGCGAGATCCATTGAAAAATGGGTTCGTTAGCTAATTCCAAAAATAAGTTCTCCTAGCAAACTAATATGGAGTAACTTGAACGGCTTGAATACTGACGTCACACCGTGCTAAGTACAATTCCACCACGCAAGGATTAGTATGCAGAGCGCAAGAGGATTTGAATACGGAGTAAAGCATATAATCAGCCCTCAGTCGGGACTGATTGGTGATGTTTTATTAAGCACTTGCGATCTCACACTTGCTCAATTCGAAGAGTTGTTAGCACTAGGCGCGATATATTTGAATGGAGAACGTCTTCAAGATAATTTCTCGGTTTCAGAAGGTGCCTACTTAAGAGTCCACACAAAACCACGTAGATTCCCAAAGAACGATGGTCTGTGGCGTGAGCGTATTATATTTGAGAATCAACACTTTATAATTGTGAACAAAATCTCAGGCCTGCCCGTTCATGCCTCGGTTGATAACATTCAAGAAAACTTGCAAGCCTATTTAGAACAAACCGTCGGACAAAAACTTTTTGTCACACATCGCTTAGATGTTCCCACAAAAGGTCTGATCGTCTACGCAAAGACCACCGAATTCCAAACAGCCTTCAACAAACTCTTAATCAGCAGAGAGATGACAAAAATCTATCGCGCCAAAACAATGCGCGCGCCATCTCTTGGTATGCTCACACATTTTATGGAGCCATCTCCACGCGCACCAAAAAAAGTAGATCGTGAACACCACGAAGGCTGGCAAGAATGCTTACTAGAAATTTTAAGCGTTGAAGAACAAGCAGATAAAACCTTTGATGTAAAAATCAAACTGCACACAGGAAGAACCCACCAAATCCGCGCACAGTTAGGTTTCGAAAACTGCCCCATCATAGGCGACCACGCCTACGGCGCAGAAAAAATCTGGACAGAAGAAAAAATCGAACTAGAAGCCAATGAACTCAGCTTCACAAATCCAATCACTAACGAACATCATCATTTCAAATTATAGAATACAGAAATAAAAAAGGCCGCTCGAAGCGGCCTTTTTCTTTACTACGCTTAAAACACGTAAGCGTTTGTCATTAAAGAGTACTGTGTATTGAATGGCTGCCAAATTTTAACATCTTGGCCTCTGTAGCTATTAAGCATTGTATCGTTGCTCATACCAAGCGTGAACGATAGACCACGCATGGGACGAATCCACACGTCGACACCCAAACGCAATGCAGTCGTGTGGTTGCCATCAAGCTCTTCAACGTTTGAAGTGTGGTACCAGCTTTCATTGAAACCTGTTTTAGTTGTGACGCTGAACATGCTGTTGATGTCGTATTGAAATTGTAGGTAGTGCTCAAGACCGAACTGTTTGTTCGTTTGACGTGGGTCCGTTACGTAGAATGAGCCGTCATCATACATTGGAATAGTATCGTTCAAAGATGCCGTTCTGCTTTGCCAGTAGATATCTGGTTTCGCAACGTAGGCAACGCTTAATGAACGCGTGATTTGATAATCAGCGTAACCTTCCAAACGGATTTTTGTGATCAAACCTTGGTTCTGAGATTGTTTGCTTGTTGGAAGATAAGCTTTCACCTTACCAGACAAATCCACGTCACCGATGTAACCCAAGTCATAGTTTGAATACACGAAATGAATATCAGCTAAAGAAAAATCAGAAGTCACTTCATCGCCGTACTCGTTGTTACCTGCAGTATTGAAATACCATGGCAAACGCATTGAAGCTTTTTGTACAGAATCGATTTTGTAGTTCACTGACAAGTAGTCATAAGAATCAACAGAGCGATTTGATTTCTCTTCTTTACCTGGTTTCATATTGCTGACAGAGGCGATCGAGAAGAAAGTAAGAGACCAATCATTTGCTCTGCCAGAAATAGAAGTTGAAAGTGCAGCGTCGTCAGCATCCAAAATCGCAGCAAAAGCTGGAGAGGCTAAAAAGGTGCTGGCAACAGCAAGGCTTAAAATCTTCTTCAACATATCTATCTCCTCGAAAGTCCGAATAAATTCTCGTCGGTTATGCCATAGCGCCTTGCATTACACAATAGCCAAAGTTTAGACACCCGATGTCTCATTAAAATCCTAAAACTCTTTACGCTTGAGTCATGAAAGCAAACCCCTTACCTTTGGGGGCATGAAAAACTTTCGATCTGTCCAAAAATTAATCAGCTCTGTTTTCGCTCTTATTTTCTTCGTTGTTATCACTGGTTGTGCGGTTGGCTTCCAGAAAGATAAATGGGATCTACCCAGCAAAGCGCCGAATGAAATCAGCGTGATGTCTTTCAATATGGAGAACTTGTTCGACACAGTTCACACACCAGGACACGAGGACTACACATATCTTCCTAAGAGTGTAAAACAAAGCGATCCAGCGATGCGCGAAGGCTGTATGAAAGCGAATGATTCTTCATATCGCCGTAACGAATGCTTCGGTACAGATTGGACTCCAGAAGCTCTAGATAAAAAACTGACAAACATCTCTAAAGTTGTATTAGACGTTGATGGCAACGGCCCAGACAACTTGTTAATTATGGAAATCGAAAGCGATGTTGTTCTTCATAAACTCAACACAGAGTACTTGAAGAAAGCGAATTACATCACAGAAGTTATTATTGATGGCCCAGACAAGCGCGGTATCAACGTGGCGTTCTTGTCGCGTTTCCCATTGGTTGGAAAACCGGTTCTTCATCCGATCCCATGGAAGCCAAAAAACGATAACGATAAAACTTGGATGGAACGTTCACGTCGTATCTTAGAGGTGACTGTCAAAGCTCCAAACGGTGATCCTATCACGTTCTTCGTAGCCCACTACCCTTCACAAGCGAATCCGACTTACTGGCGCCAACAAATCGCTCAGTTCACAGTGGATTTGATGAAAGGCAAAGGCCCGAACGCGATGGTTATCGCGGGTGGCGACTTGAACATCACACACGAAGAAGAAGACAAAGAGCACATCTTCAAAGACATCTTAAGCCAAGGTGGCGCGGTTTCTCACTTCGTGGGTTGCAAAGACTGCCCGGGCTCTCACAACTATAAAAAATCATGGTCTTTCCTAGACGCTCAAATCTACGGTAAAGCCTTGCTTGCTGACGGTACAGGTTCTTACGAAATGGAACCAGCAACTATCGACGTGATTCGCTACAATCAAGTTCACTTGTCGAAAGGTAAATATCCAAAACGCTGGGACTACGACACACAAACAGGCGTGTCAGACCACTTCCCACTTTATGTTCGTTTGAAACAAAGAAGTGAAGCCAAGACTCCCGTAAAAGACGAACCAGCAGCGACAGAGAAAAAAGCTGACAAGAAAGAAACGAAGTCTAAAAAGAAAAAATAAGCTGCCAAACTCCTGTGAAATTGGAGTAGCGGAAAATAAAAAGGCCACTGACGAGTGGCCTTTTTATTTCTCAAAGAAGAGTTCTACAGTTTATGGAACCTGTAGGCGGCTAATATCAACTGTCGGACGTTTTCCGCAAGTTGCAAGATCTTTGACCCAACCTTTGATTGTGATGCTATCTTCGGCGAACGTAACTTTATATTGGTTTTTCGGACCAGCACTCGCATCAACAGTACCAACAAGCTTGTTGCACATACCGTTTAGATTCAACGCTAGCGCACCACCTTTAAGGTTTGAATTGAATGTCTTGCCGTTAAAGCCTGGATAAGTCATCGCTGCATCCATAGAAACGATTTTAACATCTGAAGTTAGCAACGAAGCTTTATCAACAACCACAGTCACTGCGATAGTCACTGCGTTTGGCACATTCTTGCCACCTTTTGAGCCGGAGATTTGACCCGCAGATTTCAATTCAATTTTTAAATTCGCTGCATCTACTGAAGTTGCTTTTACTGCGTATGTTTCTTCTTCTAAATTTACGTAAGTCTTTTTAGCGTCTGGATTGTCGACAGTTGAATTCACATTCGCACCAGTCGCAGACAAAGACTCAAGCAAGCCATCTTTCATAGTATAAACGACGTTAATACTTTTACTAGCTTTAGCAACCCAAGCGGCATCATTAGATTGGTAAGTATAACCTTGATAAACAGACGTAATCTTAGCCGTCTTTGCACCGTCTTCACGATCTTGACCCGCTTCAACCACGTATTGAGTTTTGCGAGCTTCGGTGTCACCACTGATCGCAACCTTAACTAACTCTACTGCTTCAATTTGTTTTTCCATCAAGAATGAAGACAGCGAGTAATTACTTAAGCTGAACTCGTTAGCGTTCTTTTGGTTAGCCTTACCGTTGCCTTTATTATTAAGCTGACGGATTTTCGCACGTTGATCGTCAGTACCGACTTTCACGTCACGAGGTGTGCAGGCCGCAAGACCCATCAAAGAAGAAACGAATAGCGCTGGAATTAGTTTGCTTGTTTTCATGGTCCAGGAATCTACATGGATTCCCTGTAAACTTCTAGGGGCTAAGTCCCAATTCTAACCGAATCCTGAAAATTTACAGTGGTGTCAAAATGGTGAACAAACAGCGCAGTCCACCATTGTTAATTTTAAGCTCTTTTTCGACCTTATAACCAATAGGTGCTTTCTGAAGACGTTCTTTATCTGGAAAAAGAATACCCAAAGCTTGGGGCTTAAAGTTTGTGCAGAACGCTTCTGCTAAGCCTTTAAGGCCGCCTAAGCCCTCACTTGAAAGACGTTCTCCGTAAGGTGGGTTTACCACCATCCATAATGGACGAGCCCCCG containing:
- a CDS encoding class I SAM-dependent methyltransferase, which gives rise to MKSKALLRSNLALGYSLARSVHFTMQQMSLPLIERLLSSRHDKKPNLVKKHLQKSAQELYQLLRKDSDNISRGIYPVEVLKPESLSKHALRYPKILVDGFSISKRRNEREAHEFNHEAREYMRDVPEYYQRNFHYQSGGYLTKKSAELYEHQVEILFSGAADAMRRLIIPLAKEVLPGDGEGLHFLEVGAGTGRLSRFMKLAFPKAKITLLDLSEPYLKKAQENLAEFTRMDFVQGAAEQLPFRDKQFDFVYSCFLFHELPLEVRRQVLEESLRTLKPGGYLGFVDSVQKQDAKDLEWALEQFPVDFHEPFYKNYSLTPMEDLIAQAGFVSTGHDQGFFSKAILAQKPFSA
- a CDS encoding ThiF family adenylyltransferase produces the protein MENTQTAVAPELQQPPETEYVLHRRFDRMGRLVGDPAMRKLMSTHVMVVGIGGVGSWAAEALARSGVGHITIVDFDEVCITNTNRQLHAVQGMVGKKKAEVMGERLRKINPQAKVTVISEFYNAENSDKMLEVKPDFLIDAIDNLTAKAHLLATCVKENIKVITSAGSAAKLDPLRIQKKDLAETHTCPLAHQLRKILRQKYDFPEKHFGIPCVFSDEPVMMPEELKYDKGMGFKCVCPKTNDFHGCDNRNMIYGSASFITGSFGLVMASHIVNEVHAEAKKEGAVSC
- a CDS encoding TatD family hydrolase translates to MVAFGSWVDAHGHLADARWDGQQDQIIEEARQKGIHFFMQGGVGPEDWEKQKALKARYPKHIGLCFGLHPYWVVDHDEEACEQALDLLATQLPQAKGLGEAGLDFRPHIMKDSQDRQITVFEAQLELAQLAHKPMVLHLVQAHDFALRIMDLFGLPEQKGMVHSFNGSAAKAQDFLNRGLYLSVGGPVARPDNQKLHQAVREIPLEFLLIESDSPDQAPPLYQGRLNPPESIWEVAKTIGELKSLDPLEILDITTGNFHRLFGDT
- a CDS encoding DedA family protein, with protein sequence MELANEPIFQWISQFAYSPGTVYLVIVGMMLLSAVGLPIPEELTLISVGILAFVGQNPDVFPPPYPNAPVVNVHYAAIVAFIAVVFSDTLIYTIGRSFGRKLLYHPRMHRMFPPHLMKKVEEWTHKYGMYACGIFRFTPGVRFPGHLVCGMMHFPLWKFLLIDGIAALISVPTQIYLLAHYGEPILKKLREFKIVVGIILLLLIIYFVAKKLRQKFLERRAEAASK
- a CDS encoding RluA family pseudouridine synthase, with translation MQSARGFEYGVKHIISPQSGLIGDVLLSTCDLTLAQFEELLALGAIYLNGERLQDNFSVSEGAYLRVHTKPRRFPKNDGLWRERIIFENQHFIIVNKISGLPVHASVDNIQENLQAYLEQTVGQKLFVTHRLDVPTKGLIVYAKTTEFQTAFNKLLISREMTKIYRAKTMRAPSLGMLTHFMEPSPRAPKKVDREHHEGWQECLLEILSVEEQADKTFDVKIKLHTGRTHQIRAQLGFENCPIIGDHAYGAEKIWTEEKIELEANELSFTNPITNEHHHFKL
- a CDS encoding endonuclease/exonuclease/phosphatase family protein, translating into MKNFRSVQKLISSVFALIFFVVITGCAVGFQKDKWDLPSKAPNEISVMSFNMENLFDTVHTPGHEDYTYLPKSVKQSDPAMREGCMKANDSSYRRNECFGTDWTPEALDKKLTNISKVVLDVDGNGPDNLLIMEIESDVVLHKLNTEYLKKANYITEVIIDGPDKRGINVAFLSRFPLVGKPVLHPIPWKPKNDNDKTWMERSRRILEVTVKAPNGDPITFFVAHYPSQANPTYWRQQIAQFTVDLMKGKGPNAMVIAGGDLNITHEEEDKEHIFKDILSQGGAVSHFVGCKDCPGSHNYKKSWSFLDAQIYGKALLADGTGSYEMEPATIDVIRYNQVHLSKGKYPKRWDYDTQTGVSDHFPLYVRLKQRSEAKTPVKDEPAATEKKADKKETKSKKKK